A window of Sodalis praecaptivus genomic DNA:
GCTGCGCGCGGAAAATTTAAGCGTTGAGCATTACTGCCGGTTGGCTAACGTGCTGGCGGAGCGCCCCGTTTCACAGGACTAACAGGAGTGCTTTGATGATAAACTCGCCCCGTGTCTGCGTTCAGGTTCAGAGCATGTACATAGAGACCCAGTCTCAGCCGGAAAAGGATCGTTACGTTTTCGCCTATACCATCACGCTGCGCAATTTGGGACGGCACCCCGTGCAGCTGATGGGGCGTTACTGGCTTATCACCAACGCCAACGGCCAGGAGATCGAGGTCCAGGGCGAAGGCGTGGTGGGCGAGAAGCCGCGCATCCTTCCCGGCGGCGAGTTTCAATATACCAGCGGTGCGGTGTTGGAAACCCCGCTCGGCACCATGCAGGGCCATTACGATATGGTCGATGATCAGGGCGAAGGGTTTCACGTTGCGATCCCCGTCTTCCGCCTGGCGATCCCTTCTCTAATAAACTAACTATGTCGACTTATTTAATCGGTGATATTCACGGCTGCTTCGATGAGCTGAAAATCCTATTGGCGCAGGTTGAGTTCAATCCGGCGCTGGACACCCTGTGGCTGACCGGCGATCTGGTCGCGCGCGGCCCCGGTTCGCTAGAGGTGCTGCGTCTGGTGCGCAGTTTGGGCGATAGCGTACGTATGGTGCTGGGCAATCACGATCTGCATTTACTGGCGGTCTATGCCGGTATCAGCCGCAATAAGCCGAAAGATCGCATCACACCGCTGCTGGAAGCGCCGGACGCCGATGAATTAATCAACTGGCTGCGCCGCCAGCCGGTGCTACAGGTGGATGAGGAGAAAAAATTGGTGATGGCCCACGCCGGCATCACGCCGCAGTGGGATCTCGCGACGGCGCGCCAGTGCGCACGGGAAGTAGAGGCGGTGCTCAGCAGCGACAGCTATCCGCTGTTCCTCGACGCCATGTACGGCGATATGCCGAACAACTGGAGCCCGGAGCTGAGCGGTCTGGCGCGTTTGCGGTTCAGTACCAACGTGTTCACCCGCATGCGCTACTGCTTTCCCAACGGCCAGCTGGAAATGAACTGCAAGGATATACCGGAGAAAGCGCCGGCGCCGCTGCGGCCCTGGTTTGCGCTGCCGGGGCCGGTGCCCGAATGCTATAGCATCATTTTCGGCCACTGGGCTTCGCTAATGGGGCAGGGAACACCGGCGAATATCTACGGGCTCGACACCGGCTGCTGTTGGGGCGGCGAACTGACTCTACTGCGCTGGGAGGATAAAACCTTTACCCGCGTGCCCTCCAACCGGCAAAACGAGACCGGCATCGAAAATCCCATCAGCGCTTAAGGCCAACCCCGGCGGCCTGATGGATGTCTGGCCGTTAAACCCCGGCGCGGGCGACGCCACAAATCACGCATCAGCCGCGGCGCTACAGGTCGAGTCGCACGTCAGCCACGGCGCTACAGGTCGGGTCGCACGTCAGCCGCGGCGCTACAGGTCGGGTTGCGTATCAGCCGCGGCGCTACAGGTCGGGTCGCACGTCACGCGCGGCGTTCGGAGACAAGGCGCGTCAGCCGCGGCGCTCCAATACTTCAAAGCAGTAACTGTGGGTATTTTTCTCGTCGGCGTCATGGAATTCACTGAAGGTGGATTGCCATTCATCCGGCTCATAATCGGGAAACCAGGTATCGCCATCCACTTCCGCATCGATATGGGTCAGATAGAGCCGCCCGGCCTGCGGCAAAAAGCTCTCATAAACTTTCCCCCCGCCGATGACCATCACTTCTGCCACCGCACCCGCCGCGGTCAGCGCTTGCGCAGGCGTTGACACCCAGGTCACGTCGTCATTATCGCCGGGGTGGCTGCTCAGCACGATATTGTGTCTTCCCGGCAGCGGCTTACCGATGGACTCAAACGTCCGGCGCCCCATGATAACCGGTTTGTCGAGCGTGTTACGTTTAAACCAGGCCAGATCGGCGGAAAGATGCCAGGGCATGGCATTTTCCATCCCAATCACACGATCTACCGCCAGGGCGGCAATCAGGCTAATAATCATAAAACCCCTTACAGGCAACAAAATTGCTGACACTATACGGAAAGAGATCCAGGGCGTCGATAGCTGGCTTTGCAAGGCGTGACAAATTTCAGAAAGCACTTAAAAGCGCCGCGCCGACAGAAGGAAATCGGTTAAACCGGAGCGAAACAGCCATAAAAAAAGGATGCTTTCGCACCCTTTTAAACACCGTTACACGCGGATTTAGCCGATGATTTGCGCGTGCATTTCCTGCACGGAAATTACCTGGGCGGTGGCGTCGGCGTTGAGGGACATCGCGGTCGCGAACCCGCCGTTCAGCGTCGTGTCGTAATGGACTTTATACTGCAAGGCGCTGCGCCGGATGAGTTTGGAATCCTCAATCGCCTGGCGGCCGGCGGTGGTATTCACGATGTAGCTGTATTCGCCGTTTTTGATCCGGTCCTGAATATGCGGCCGACCCTCATGGACTTTATTCACCAGACGCGGATTGATACCGGCCTCGCCCAGGATCACCGCCGTGCCGTGGGTAGCGTCCAGCTCAAAGCCGTGTTTCAGCAGCTTGGCCGCCAAGTCTACCACCCGGTCTTTGTCGCCTTCACGCACCGACAGCAGCGCACGGCCGCTTTTCTTCATGCGCGACTGGCTGCCGAGCATCGCCTTGGCGAACGCTTCGGCGAAGGTCCGCCCCACGCCCATGACCTCGCCGGTGGAGCGCATCTCCGGCCCCAGAATCGGGTCCACGCCCGGGAATTTGTTAAACGGCAGCACCACCTCTTTCACCGAGTAGTAGGGGGGAATGACTTCGCGCGTCACTCCCTGCGCCACCAAGGATTTGCCGACCATTACCCGGGCGGCCACCTTCGCCAGGGCTACGCCGGTGGCCTTGGAAACAAACGGCACCGTGCGCGCGGCGCGGGGGTTGACCTCAATGAGGTACACCTCGTTATCCTTCACCGCGAACTGGACGTTCATCAGCCCCCTGACCTGCAGCTCAAACGCCAGTTTCTCCACCTGCTGGCGCATGACATCCTGAATTTCACGGCTCAGCGTATACGCCGGCAGCGAACAGGCCGAGTCGCCGGAGTGCACCCCGGCCTGCTCGATGTGCTCCATGATGCCGCCAATCAGCACGTTTTCGCCATCGCAAACCGCATCGACATCCACTTCTACCGCATCATCCAGGAAACGGTCAAGCAGCACCGGCGCATCATTGGACACGCTAACCGCGCTGTGGAAGTAGCGCAGCAGGTCCGTGTCGTCGTAAACAATTTCCATCGCCCTGCCGCCCAGGACATAAGAGGGGCGCACCACCAGCGGATAACCGATAGTGGCGGCTTTTTCCACCGCCAGGTCAATGGTGGTGACGGTGGCGTTGGCCGGCTGTTTCAGCCCCAAACGCTCAACCGCCTGCTGAAAACGCTCCCGATCTTCTGCCCGGTCGATGGCATCGGGGCTGGTGCCAATCACCGGCACGCCGGCGGCTTCCAGCGCGCGGGCCAGTTTCAGCGGCGTCTGGCCGCCGTACTGTACGATGACGCCCTTGGGCTTTTCGATACGCACGATTTCCAGCACGTCTTCCAGCGTCACCGGCTCGAAATAAAGACGATCCGAGGTGTCGTAATCGGTGGAAACCGTTTCGGGGTTACAGTTGACCATGATGGTCTCGTAACCGTCTTCCCGCAGCGCCAGCGAGGCGTGTACGCAGCAGTAGTCAAACTCGATGCCCTGGCCTATCCGGTTCGGGCCGCCGCCCAGCACCATGATTTTCTCGCGATCCTGATGAGGCTGGGATTCACACTCCTCATCGTAGGTCGAGTACATATAGGCGGTATCGGTGGCGAACTCGGCGGCGCAGGTATCCACCCGCTTATAGACCGGGTGCAGATTGTAGCTTTCGCGTAATTTGCGAATTTCCGCCTCCGCCACGCCCACCAGAGCGGCCAGCCGCGCATCGGCAAAGCCCTTGCGTTTCAACTGGCGCAGGTAATCGGCGCTAAGGGCGGTGACGCCTCGCTCCGCCACGTCGTTCTCCAGCTTGACCAGCTCCTCGATTTGCACCAGGAACCAGCGATCGATATTGGTCAGGTTGAACACACCGTCCACCGACATGCCGGCGCGGAAGGCGTCCGCCACATACCAGATACGCTCGCCGCCGGCATCCTTCAGCTCGCGCCGCAGGGTGGTCAACGCTTCAGGATCGTCGAGATTGACCTTGGGATCGAAGCCGCTGGCGCCCACTTCCAGCCCGCGCAGCGCTTTTTGCAGCGACTCTTGCTGGGTGCGGCCGATGGCCATGACTTCACCCACCGATTTCATCTGCGTGGTCAAACGGTCGTTGGTACCCGCGAATTTCTCGAAGTTAAAGCGCGGGATCTTGGTCACCACATAGTCGATGGACGGCTCGAAGGAGGCCGGCGTGCGGCCGCCGGTAATGTCGTTCATCAATTCATCGAGGGTATATCCCACCGCCAGCTTGGCGGCAACTTTGGCGATGGGGAAGCCGGTCGCCTTGGACGCCAGCGCGGAGGAGCGGGAAACGCGCGGGTTCATCTCGATAATGATAAGCCGGCCGGTTTTCGGATTGACCGAAAATTGGACGTTAGAGCCGCCGGTTTCCACACCGATTTCGCGCAATACCGCCATCGAGGCATTACGCATGATTTGGTACTCTTTATCGGTCAGAGTCTGCGCCGGCGCGACGGTTATCGAGTCACCGGTGTGGATACCCATCGGATCGACGTTCTCGATAGAACAGACGATGATGCAGTTATCTTTCTTATCGCGCACCACCTCCATCTCATACTCTTTCCAACCGATGAGAGACTCATCGATCAGCAGTTCGGTAGTGGGGGACAAATCCAGACCGCGCTCGCAAATCTCTTCAAACTCTTCGCGATTATAGGCAATGCCGCCGCCGGTGCCGCCCATGGTGAACGAGGGGCGGATAATGCAGGGGAAGCCGACATCCGCCGCCACCGCCAGCGCCTCGTCCATGGTATGGGCAATGCCGGAGCGCGCGGTTTCCAGGCCGATTTTTTTCATCGCCTTGTCGAAACGCTGGCGGTCTTCCGCCTTGTCGATCGCGTCAGCGGTGGCGCCGATCATCTCCACGCCGAACGCTTTCAGCACCCCTTCACGCTCGAGCTCCAGGGCGCAGTTGAGCGCCGTCTGGCCGCCCATGGTTGGCAACAGCGCATCCGGCCGCTCTTTTTCGATTATTTTGCGCACCACTTCCCAGTGAATAGGCTCGATATAGGTCGCATCGGCCATGTCGGGGTCGGTCATAATGGTGGCGGGGTTGGAGTTCACCAGCACCACGCGATAGCCCTCTTCGCGCAGGGCCTTGCACGCTTGCGCGCCGGAATAATCGAACTCGCACGCCTGGCCGATAACGATGGGGCCGGCGCCCAGGATCAGGATACTTTTTATATCGGTACGTTTTGGCATCTCAGGCTCCTGATACGTTAGGCTGTGAGCGATAAGCGTTGATGAGCTCGATAAAATGGTCGAACAGCGGTGCGGCGTCGTGCGGGCCGGGGCTGGCCTCGGGATGCCCCTGGAAACTGAACGCCGGTTTGTCGGTGCGGTGCAGGCCCTGAAGCGTGCCGTCAAACAGTGAGGTATGGGTGACCCGGAGCGTGGCGGGCAGCGTTTTTTCATCCACCGCGAAGCCGTGGTTCTGGGCGGTGATCATCACCCGATCGGCCGCCAAATCTTTTACCGGATGGTTGCCGCCGTGGTGACCGAATTTCATCTTTACCGTCTTGGCGCCGCTGGCCAGCGCCAGCAATTGATGGCCCAGGCAAATGCCGAACAGCGGAATATCGGTGGTGAGGAAGGTTTGGATGGCGGCGATCGCATAATCGCAGGGCGCCGGATCTCCCGGGCCGTTGGCCAGGAAAATGCCATCAGGGTTCATGGCCAGCACCGTTTCAGCCGGCGTCTGTGCCGGCACCACCGTCAAGCGGCAGCCCCGATCCACCAGCATGCGCATGATATTGCGCTTGATCCCGTAGTCATAAGCCACCACATGATAAGGCAGGTCGGTCGCCGGCGCGGGTAATCCCCCGTCCAGAGTCCAACTGCCCTGAGTCCAGCTGTATTGTTCGGTGGTACTCACCTCTTTCGCCAGGTCCATGCCGTTCAGGCCGGGGAATTCGCGGGCTTTGCGCAGCGCCAGTTGCGCATCCGGATTATCGCCGGCGATGATGCAGCCGTTTTGCGCCCCTTTTTCCCGCAGCAGACGCGTCAGCTTACGGGTATCGATATCGGCGATGCCGACAATATTCTGCTGCTTCAGATAATCCGAGAGCGACAGCGTATCGCGAAAGTTGCTGGCGATGAGGGGCAGGTCGCGGATCACCAGCGCCTGCGCCTGCACGCGGGGGGATTCGTTGTCTGCTTCATTGGTGCCGGCATTGCCGATATGGGGATAAGTGAGAGTAACGATTTGGCGAGAATAGGAAGGATCAGTGAGGATTTCTTGATAACCAGTGATTGACGTATTGAAAACCACTTCCCCCACCGCCGTGCCCTCTGCCCCAATGGCCCGACCGTGGAATTGGGTTCCGTCTTCCAGAACCAACAGCGCTGACTTTATCAAAACACCCTCCAAGGAATATTCAGTCATTATATTTGCATATTAATTCATTCAAACGGCATGAATCAATGCAAAAATCACCTGTAAGGTAGAATTTTGGCAAATTGGGCGCATTTTAAAGATGACCCTGTAGTTTGTCTACCCTAAAGGGATATTTTTTATCTGCTTTCGTCCGCTTTAGCGTAATGCGGGCATGAACAGCGTAAAAAAGAGGATAAAACAGCCCAGGAAAACGGTTGCCCGCTATTTTGATGGCGCCAGAGCGGCAAGCGGTGCTCTTCGGCGCCTTTTGGCGGCGGAAACCGCAGATGGCGCCGTATAATCCCCCGCTTAATGTTAAAAAAAGGGGGTTTTACGAGGGAATCAACTTAAATAGGCAAAAACCAGACCACTTAAGCAACACATCCATAATTATTTAATATAAACAATCAGTTAATAAGGTCATATGAAGAAAATAATTCAGAAGAAACCCTATAATTTGTCAAGACCAAGCACATTGACCATATCAAAAAGGCCCTTTTTCTGGCCCGAAAGCCAAACGGCGGCACGCACCGCTCCGCTGGCGAAAGTCATTCTGCTTGACGCTTTATGGGCGATCTCCAGGCGCTCGCCGACCTCGGCAAACATGGCGGTATGCTCACCCACGATGTCACCGGCCCGCACCGTGGCAAAGCCGATACTTTTCGCTTTGCGCTCGCCGGTATGGCCTTCACGGCTGTACACCGCGCAATCGGCAAGATCGCGCCCGAGGGCGCCGGCAATCGCTTCCCCCATGGCTAGCGCCGTGCCTGACGGGGCATCCACTTTGTGGCGATGATGCGCCTCGATAATTTCAATATCGGCCTCCTCCCCCATCACCTGCGCCGCTTTTTCCAGCAACTTAAGCATCAGATTGACCCCGACGCTGAAGTTGGCGGCGAAAACAATGCCCGTCTCTTGCGCCGCCGCGTGAATAGCCTCTTTCTGCGCATCGCTAAACCCCGTGGTGCCGATGACAATGCCTTTGCGATGCTGACGGCAAAACTCCAGGTACGCCAGGCTAGCGTCGGGTCGGGTAAAATCAATGAGGACATCAAAATCCTCTATTACCGCCGTGAGGTCGTCGCTTATCGTAACGCCGAGGGCGCCGATACCGGCCAGCTCACCGGCGTCCATCCCGCACAATCCCGAACCGTCGCGGCTTAACGCCGCGCCCAGCGCCGCCTGTTCCGACTGCGCCACCGCCTGGATTAGCTGGCGCCCCATCCGGCCACCCGCGCCGGCGACCGCGATGCGGATTGGTGTGTTGCTCATGGATCCTCTCACTTTTTTATCTTGTCGGTTATTCTCAGGTTAACCGTGCCGGCGCGCCGCCGCCAGCAGAAATCCGTGGTGATGATAAATTTGCGCTCGGCCGCGCAAAGGATGAGCTAGGCCGCTAGCCGACGACATTTTTTTTGCGCCACGCTGCGCAATTTGAATGTTTATTCATAGCCAATGCGCTTTTACGCTTTCCCCATCGCGTAAAGCCGCTACACTTAGCGCTTATCGGCAAGCCAAAGATGAGGTCAGGATGGAGACGCTTTTTAGCGGTCAAGTGCGTCCGGTGGGCGATTATCGCGCCGAGCTGGGGGAATCCCCGGTCTGGTGCAGCCAGAGTCGGTCCCTGTTGTGGGTCGATATTTTACAACGCCGGTTACTGCGCTATTGGCCGGAGCGGGATGCCATCGAGCAGCGCAGCCTCGCGCCGCTGTTCAGCGCCGCACTGCTGACCGAGCGTCGCGAACTGTTTTTACTGGTGAGCGACCAGGGTATCCTGCTTTATCACTGGGAGGATTGCCAGGCGCCGCCGGCGTTGCTCTGCCCCTACCCGCGGGACGCGGCCGGCACCCGCCCCAACGAGGCCGCCATCGCCCCTGATGGTTCCCTGTGGTTCAGCACCATGGACGTTAACGAAGCGGCGCCCCTCGGTGGCTGGTATCGGTTTGCCCCGGGCGATTCCCGGCCGGTCAAAATGGCCGGCGCCATGACCATTCCCAACACGCTCGCCTGGCATGAAGATCGCGTCTGGTTTGCCGACAGCGCCGAGCAGGTGTTTTTCTCAGCCAGCGGCCTGGGAATTCTGCCGCAGGAGATGCGCAGCCACGCCGCCGACGATATGACGCCCGACGGGTCGGCGCTCAGTCATGAGGGGGATTTGATTAACGCGCGCTTCGGCCACGGCTGTCTTAGCCGCTACCGTATCCGCCACGGTACGCTTACGCTCGCCGAGCATGTGCCGCTGCCGGTCACGCAGCCCAGCTGCTGCGCCTTTGGCGGCCCCGGAGGCACGACGCTGTTTATCACCTCGGCGCGTAAGCAGCTGGCGGCCCCCGGCGAGCTGGACGGCGCACTGCTGCAGGTCGCCACCGGCACCCGCGGGGCGCCAACCTACCGATTCCGGTTCGATTGACCCGCGGCTTGGGAGGGTTCGCCGTTACGAAAGCGTTGGGCAAGACGGCGAGGATGGCATTACTCCACCATCTTCACGTCGACCCGCAGCTCTTTCGGCACTTCAAAGACGATATTTTCCTCGCGGCCGATGAGCTCTTCAGCGTCTTCGGCGCCCAGCGAGCGCAGACGTTCGATCACCTGCTGCACCAGGATATCGGGCGCCGAGGCGCCGGCGGTAACGCCGATTGCCTGCGTGCCCTGCAGCCAGCTTTCCTGGATGTCGCCGGCGCTGTCAATCAGATAGGCCGGCTTGCCAACCCGCTGGGCCAGTTCCGCCAGCCGGTTGGAGTTGGAGGAGTTTTTCGAGCCGACCACCAGCACCACATCGGCATCGGCGGCCAGATTGCGCACCGCTTCCTGGCGGTTGGTGGTCGCGTAGCAAATATCGTCTTTGCGCGGCCCGATAATCGCGGGGAACCGCGCGCGCAGCGCGTCAATCACGTCAGAGGTATCATCCACCGATAGCGTGGTCTGGGTCATAAAGCACAGATTATCAACGTTTTTGACGTTAAGCCGCCAGACATCCTCCGGCGATTCGACCAGATACATCCCGCCGTCGGGGTTGTTGTATTGCCCCATGGTGCCTTCCACTTCGGGATGACCGGTATGGCCAATCAGAATGGCCTCGGTTCCCTTACGGCTGGCGCGGGCGACTTCCATATGCACTTTGGTCACCAGCGGGCAGGTAGCATCAAACACGGTCAAATCGCGGCTGCGCGCCTCTGCCCGCACCGCCTGGGAGACGCCGTGGGCGGAGAAAATCAGGATGGAGCCATCAGGCACTTCAGCGATTTGCTCGATGAAAATCGCGCCCCGCTGGCGCAGCGTGTCGACCACATAGCGGTTATGCACCACTTCATGGCGAACATAGATGGGCGCGCCATAGATTTCCAGCGCGCGCTCAACGATACTGATTGCCCGGTCAACGCCGGCGCAAAATCCGCGCGGATTAGCCAGCAGTATGCGCATCGGTCGCCTCCAGTTGCGGGTCTATTGCCAGTACTTCAATATCGAACCAGACCACTTTACCGGCGAGCGGATGATTAAAATCGACGGTGATAGAGTCGTCCGCCACGTCGCTTATCAGCCCCGGCATTTCGCTGCCGTTGATACCGGTAAACAGCATAATGGTACCCACGTCCGGCACGCCGGTCTCAATAAAATTGCGGCGCGAATAAAACTGAATGAGATCGGGATTGGACGGACCGAACGCCGACTCCGGCGCCAGGGAGAAGCTTTTCCGGTCCCCCGTCCGCAGGCCGAGCAGCGCCTGCTCCAACTCGGCGGACAGGCTGCCGTCCCCGAGCCGAAAAAGCGCCGGTTTGTTCTCGCGCCGGGTCGAATCGGCCAACTGCCCGTCCGCCAGTTTAAGATCAAAATGCAACAATACCGCGCTGTCCGGTTGTACGGCGTGATTGGTCATCACTTCACCCTTTCTGCCTGGCGGTTTTGCCGGCGGGACGGCAAAAGCCCTCCAGCACAATCAGTACGGCGCCAATGCAAATGCCTGCATCCGCCACGTTGAACGTGGGCCAGTGCCAATCGCCAACATAGAAATCAATAAAGTCGATCACCACGCCATGCACCATCCGGTCGAACAGATTGCCCAGCGCGCCGCCGATAATCATCGCATAGGCGGCGTTAGACAGCCTGGCCCGCTTATCTGAACGATACATCATGACCAGCAGCACCACCGCGATGATCACCGCTATGGCGGAAAACGCCCAACGTTGCCATCCTCCCTTGTCCGCCAGGAAACTGAAGGCGGCGCCCGGATTGTGGGCATAGGTAAAATTAATAAACGGGATAACCGGCACCGACTCGCCGAGCCAGAAATGCGCCATGACCCACTGCTTGCTGCCGAGATCCAGCGCCAGAACCACCAGCGCCAGCCAAAGCCAGCGCAGTCCCGTGGACATCATCGTTTTATTCATCAGACAAACTTACGCTCTTCGCCCGGGCCGGCCACATTGGTGACACAGCGACCACAAATTTCCGGATGATCGGCATGCTGACCGATATCCGTCTCATAATGCCAGCAGCGCGGGCATTTTTCCCCTTCGGCTTTTGCCAAGGCAATCTTCAGCCCTTTCAGCCCCTCGCACTGCACCGCGTCATCGCCGGCGTCGCCATAATCCGCCACGACCGCGCTTGAGGTCAGTAGCGCGAAGTAGAGTTCATCGCCCAATTCGCGCAGTGAAGCGGCAAGTTCCGGCTCCGCGTACAGCGTGACCCGAGCCTCCAGTGAGCCGCCGATGCGCTTGTCCGCCCGCGCCTGCTCGATAACCTTGTTGGTTTCGCTGCGCACCTGCAACAGGGTCTGCCAATAAGCATCGTTCAACGGCTGGGCGGCGTCCAGTCCGAACAGGCCATCGTACCACTCTTCGGTAAAGACATACTGCGCCCGTTCCCCCGGCATAAAGCCCCAGATCTCATCGGCGGTAAACGACATGATAGGCGCCATCCAGCGCACCAGGGCTTCAATGATATGATACAGCGCGGTCTGGCAGCTGCGGCGGGCGATACTGTCCGCTTTGGTGGTGTACTGACGGTCCTTGATGATATCCAGATAAAAAGAGCCCATCTCGACGGAACAGAACTGCATCATGCGCTGCACGACATTATGGAAATCATAGCTGTCGTAAGCGGCGACGATCTCCGCCTGCGCCGCCTGCGCCCGGCCCACCGCCCAGCGATCCAGCACCACCATCTGCTCCGGGCTGACGCTGTGGCGCGCCGGATCAAAACCGTTCAGGTTGGCCAGCAGGAAACGGGCGGTGTTGCGGATGCGGCGATAGGCGTCGGCGGAGCGCTTGAGGATCTCATCGGACACCGCCATCTCGCCGGTGTAATCGGTGGAGGCGACCCACAGACGCAGAATATCCGCCCCCAACTTGTCCATGACCTGCTGCGGGCTGACTACGTTGCCCACCGATTTGGACATTTTCCGGCCTTGCCCATCAACGGTAAAGCCGTGGGTCAGCACCTGACGATACGGCGCCTTGCCGTGCATGGCGGTAGAGATCATCAGCGACGACATGAACCAGCCGCGATGCTGGTCAGACCCTTCCAGATACATGTCGGGCGCATGGCCTTCAAATTCCGGCCGCACCGCCACCACGGAGGAGTGGGTGGAGCCGGAGTCGAACCAAACGTCGAGGGTATCCGGCACTTTGTGATAATGCGCGGCATCGTCTCCCAAAATCTCGGCCGGATCCAAATCCCACCAGGCCTGAATGCCGTCCTGCTCAACCCGCTGCGCCACCGCTTCCATCAATTCAATAGTGCGCGGATGCAGCGCTTCGGTCTCGTTATGCACGAACAGCGCCATCGGCACGCCCCAAGTGCGCTGACGCGAAATGCACCAGTCGGGACGGTTGGCGACCATGGTCTCAATGCGCGCCTGGCCCCAGCCGGGGATCCACTGCACGTCCTTGATCTCCGCCAGCGACTGCTTACGCAGGCCGCGCTGATCCATGCTGACGAACCACTGCGGCGTGGCGCGAAAGATAATCGGCGTTTTATGGCGCCAGCAGTGCGGATAGCTGTGCTGTAGCTTTTCCACGTGCAGCAGGGCGCCGCTGTCGCGCAGCAGATCGATGACCACATCATTGGCTTTAAACACCTGCAAACCGTCCAGCGCCGGCAGCGTACCCGGTAGATAGCAGCCATCGGCACCGACCGGATTGGCGACCTCCAAACCGTATTGCTGGCCAATGACATAGTCGTCGGGGCCATGGCCGGGGGCGGTATGCACCGCGCCGGTGCCCGCGTCCAGCGTCACGTGCTGGCCCAGAATGACCGGCACATCGAAGCCCATGAACGGATGACGGAACCGCAGCAGCTCCAGCGCGCTACCTTTGGCGCTGCCGAGCACCGTCCAACCCGTGATGCCGGCGCGCGCCATGACGCTGTCCACCAGATCGGCGGCCAGGATATAGGCTTGCCCGTCAACCTTGACCCATTGATAGTCGAAGTCGGGATGGACGGCGATGGCGCGGTTGGCCGGCAGGGTCCACGGCGTGGTGGTCCAGATAACCAGTGACACTTGACCGGTAAAATCAGCGATGCCGAACTTGGCGGCGACCGCGGCGGCGTCTGCGGCCGCGAAAGCCACATCGATGGACGGCGAAGTCCGGTCGTAATACTCCACCTCCGCCTCCGCCAGCGCGGAGCGGCAGTCGATGCACCAGTGCACCGGCTTGGCGCCTTTATGCAGATGGCCGTTGGCGATAATCTTGCCGAGGGCGCGAATAATATTCGCCTCGGTAGTGAAATCCATCGTCAGGTACGGGTGTTCCCAGTCGCCAAGCACGCCCAGACGAATGAAATCCTTTTTCTGCCCCTCCACCTGTTCGGCGGCATAACGGCGGCAGGCGGCGCGGAATTCCGCGGCGCTGACCTTCTCGCCCGGCTTGCCGATCAGTTGTTCCACCTTCAGCTCAATCGGCAGGCCATGGCAATCCCAACCCGGGACATATGGCGAGTCATAGCCCATCAACCCTTTGGATTTAATAATAATATCTTTAAGAATT
This region includes:
- the apaG gene encoding Co2+/Mg2+ efflux protein ApaG, yielding MINSPRVCVQVQSMYIETQSQPEKDRYVFAYTITLRNLGRHPVQLMGRYWLITNANGQEIEVQGEGVVGEKPRILPGGEFQYTSGAVLETPLGTMQGHYDMVDDQGEGFHVAIPVFRLAIPSLIN
- the carA gene encoding glutamine-hydrolyzing carbamoyl-phosphate synthase small subunit produces the protein MIKSALLVLEDGTQFHGRAIGAEGTAVGEVVFNTSITGYQEILTDPSYSRQIVTLTYPHIGNAGTNEADNESPRVQAQALVIRDLPLIASNFRDTLSLSDYLKQQNIVGIADIDTRKLTRLLREKGAQNGCIIAGDNPDAQLALRKAREFPGLNGMDLAKEVSTTEQYSWTQGSWTLDGGLPAPATDLPYHVVAYDYGIKRNIMRMLVDRGCRLTVVPAQTPAETVLAMNPDGIFLANGPGDPAPCDYAIAAIQTFLTTDIPLFGICLGHQLLALASGAKTVKMKFGHHGGNHPVKDLAADRVMITAQNHGFAVDEKTLPATLRVTHTSLFDGTLQGLHRTDKPAFSFQGHPEASPGPHDAAPLFDHFIELINAYRSQPNVSGA
- the folA gene encoding type 3 dihydrofolate reductase, yielding MIISLIAALAVDRVIGMENAMPWHLSADLAWFKRNTLDKPVIMGRRTFESIGKPLPGRHNIVLSSHPGDNDDVTWVSTPAQALTAAGAVAEVMVIGGGKVYESFLPQAGRLYLTHIDAEVDGDTWFPDYEPDEWQSTFSEFHDADEKNTHSYCFEVLERRG
- the carB gene encoding carbamoyl-phosphate synthase large subunit; this translates as MPKRTDIKSILILGAGPIVIGQACEFDYSGAQACKALREEGYRVVLVNSNPATIMTDPDMADATYIEPIHWEVVRKIIEKERPDALLPTMGGQTALNCALELEREGVLKAFGVEMIGATADAIDKAEDRQRFDKAMKKIGLETARSGIAHTMDEALAVAADVGFPCIIRPSFTMGGTGGGIAYNREEFEEICERGLDLSPTTELLIDESLIGWKEYEMEVVRDKKDNCIIVCSIENVDPMGIHTGDSITVAPAQTLTDKEYQIMRNASMAVLREIGVETGGSNVQFSVNPKTGRLIIIEMNPRVSRSSALASKATGFPIAKVAAKLAVGYTLDELMNDITGGRTPASFEPSIDYVVTKIPRFNFEKFAGTNDRLTTQMKSVGEVMAIGRTQQESLQKALRGLEVGASGFDPKVNLDDPEALTTLRRELKDAGGERIWYVADAFRAGMSVDGVFNLTNIDRWFLVQIEELVKLENDVAERGVTALSADYLRQLKRKGFADARLAALVGVAEAEIRKLRESYNLHPVYKRVDTCAAEFATDTAYMYSTYDEECESQPHQDREKIMVLGGGPNRIGQGIEFDYCCVHASLALREDGYETIMVNCNPETVSTDYDTSDRLYFEPVTLEDVLEIVRIEKPKGVIVQYGGQTPLKLARALEAAGVPVIGTSPDAIDRAEDRERFQQAVERLGLKQPANATVTTIDLAVEKAATIGYPLVVRPSYVLGGRAMEIVYDDTDLLRYFHSAVSVSNDAPVLLDRFLDDAVEVDVDAVCDGENVLIGGIMEHIEQAGVHSGDSACSLPAYTLSREIQDVMRQQVEKLAFELQVRGLMNVQFAVKDNEVYLIEVNPRAARTVPFVSKATGVALAKVAARVMVGKSLVAQGVTREVIPPYYSVKEVVLPFNKFPGVDPILGPEMRSTGEVMGVGRTFAEAFAKAMLGSQSRMKKSGRALLSVREGDKDRVVDLAAKLLKHGFELDATHGTAVILGEAGINPRLVNKVHEGRPHIQDRIKNGEYSYIVNTTAGRQAIEDSKLIRRSALQYKVHYDTTLNGGFATAMSLNADATAQVISVQEMHAQIIG
- the apaH gene encoding bis(5'-nucleosyl)-tetraphosphatase (symmetrical) ApaH; amino-acid sequence: MSTYLIGDIHGCFDELKILLAQVEFNPALDTLWLTGDLVARGPGSLEVLRLVRSLGDSVRMVLGNHDLHLLAVYAGISRNKPKDRITPLLEAPDADELINWLRRQPVLQVDEEKKLVMAHAGITPQWDLATARQCAREVEAVLSSDSYPLFLDAMYGDMPNNWSPELSGLARLRFSTNVFTRMRYCFPNGQLEMNCKDIPEKAPAPLRPWFALPGPVPECYSIIFGHWASLMGQGTPANIYGLDTGCCWGGELTLLRWEDKTFTRVPSNRQNETGIENPISA